A stretch of the Desulforamulus ferrireducens genome encodes the following:
- the rpmF gene encoding 50S ribosomal protein L32, with the protein MGVPKRKLAKHRGRQRRAMNMKLEAPSLVACPQCHTLIQPHHLCPECGYYKNREVVAVSK; encoded by the coding sequence ATGGGTGTACCGAAAAGGAAACTTGCTAAGCACCGGGGAAGACAGCGCCGGGCTATGAATATGAAGTTAGAAGCCCCCAGCCTGGTAGCCTGCCCACAGTGCCATACCTTAATCCAACCACACCATCTGTGCCCTGAGTGTGGTTACTACAAAAACCGCGAAGTTGTTGCGGTCAGTAAGTAA
- the fapR gene encoding transcription factor FapR: MVRGGKGKAQRQRELVNSLANNPLLKDGELAKMFGVSIQTIRLDRSQLQIPELRERMKSALQSGITLRSLDNDELVGELLEIQVGQHGLSQLIIKPEMAFRKNLVARGHHLFAQANSLAVALVDAEVALTGTANVMFKQPVKVGDVVLAHATVTGQKGNKTMVQVISKVKDNVVFEGMFTVFALEEEGKQ, from the coding sequence ATGGTTAGAGGTGGTAAGGGCAAAGCCCAAAGACAAAGGGAATTGGTCAACTCCCTGGCTAACAATCCCCTGCTCAAGGATGGGGAATTGGCAAAAATGTTTGGGGTAAGTATTCAGACCATTCGCCTGGATCGCTCTCAATTACAAATTCCTGAATTAAGGGAACGTATGAAATCAGCCCTGCAGTCCGGCATTACATTACGTTCACTGGACAACGACGAACTGGTGGGGGAACTGCTGGAAATTCAAGTGGGCCAGCATGGCCTTTCCCAGTTAATTATTAAACCTGAAATGGCCTTTCGCAAGAACCTGGTGGCCAGAGGGCATCACCTGTTCGCTCAGGCCAATTCCCTGGCTGTGGCCTTGGTGGATGCTGAAGTTGCCCTAACGGGGACGGCTAATGTGATGTTTAAGCAACCGGTTAAGGTGGGCGATGTGGTCTTGGCCCATGCTACAGTGACCGGTCAAAAGGGCAATAAAACAATGGTACAAGTTATTTCAAAGGTAAAAGATAATGTTGTATTTGAAGGTATGTTTACAGTATTTGCTTTGGAAGAGGAGGGCAAACAGTGA
- a CDS encoding ATPase yields MELLNILNELEELIEESPRVPMTRRIMVDENRVLDYLDRIRTSLPEEIRQAKWLVKERDKVLAESKKEAQRLLEDVNRQIEQRAEDSEIARQAEAIAQQTIQKAEEVSAQIRQGAREYADDILESLEDKLSKILAEIQQGRSELRK; encoded by the coding sequence GTGGAGCTCCTGAATATCTTGAATGAGCTGGAGGAACTCATTGAGGAGAGTCCCAGGGTGCCCATGACCAGGCGTATTATGGTCGATGAAAACCGTGTTTTGGACTATCTTGATCGCATCCGCACCTCACTCCCCGAAGAAATTCGACAGGCAAAGTGGTTGGTGAAGGAAAGAGATAAGGTTCTCGCCGAATCTAAGAAAGAAGCTCAACGGTTGTTGGAGGATGTCAACCGTCAGATTGAACAAAGGGCAGAGGACAGTGAGATTGCCAGACAAGCAGAGGCAATTGCTCAACAGACCATTCAGAAGGCGGAGGAGGTTTCTGCCCAAATCCGTCAGGGTGCCAGAGAATATGCCGATGATATTTTAGAGAGCTTGGAGGACAAGCTTAGTAAAATACTGGCTGAGATTCAACAGGGCCGTTCTGAACTAAGAAAGTAG
- a CDS encoding phosphotransacetylase family protein, protein MKNLYIMGSAGSGKTAMAVGLALKFKQEGLKVAYFKPVGTSSTTAHGDEDAILMKELLAMSAPVEVISPTTASPFYLSRGNRSAELLATIKKAYDEVSQGADIVIIDSAIFPHIMGTLGLDAPSLALEFKASVLYLINIKNDYSLDQAMFFNHYIQNKGVPLLGNIFTHVPRPIQAKIEGVYKPLLHDLGLRTLGIVPKVRELANPSVAQVFELLGGELLTGEGNLDLLVEDIMVGAMTIESALGYMRRSNNKLFITGGDRPDIALAALETSTSCIILTGGLYPDVKVISRAAEKKVPVILVHYDTYNAIERLSELSGRITVNNKESINKAVENVERYCDWQGILQSLK, encoded by the coding sequence GTGAAAAACCTGTATATTATGGGTTCCGCAGGCAGTGGTAAAACTGCCATGGCAGTTGGACTGGCACTAAAATTTAAGCAGGAAGGTCTCAAGGTTGCCTACTTTAAACCGGTGGGAACCTCCTCCACCACAGCTCACGGTGATGAGGATGCAATATTAATGAAAGAATTATTAGCTATGTCGGCCCCCGTGGAAGTTATATCACCAACAACCGCCAGCCCCTTTTATTTATCCAGGGGCAACCGTTCCGCAGAACTGCTGGCAACCATTAAGAAGGCTTATGACGAAGTCTCCCAGGGTGCTGATATCGTTATTATTGACAGCGCTATCTTCCCCCATATTATGGGCACCCTTGGTTTGGATGCCCCCTCTCTGGCCCTGGAATTTAAGGCCTCTGTTCTGTATTTAATTAATATCAAAAACGATTACAGCCTGGACCAGGCCATGTTCTTTAACCACTACATTCAAAACAAAGGCGTACCCCTGCTGGGTAATATCTTTACCCACGTACCTCGGCCAATTCAGGCCAAAATCGAAGGGGTTTATAAGCCTCTGCTGCATGATCTTGGTTTGCGCACACTGGGGATTGTACCTAAGGTGCGGGAGTTAGCCAACCCCTCAGTGGCTCAGGTCTTTGAGTTATTAGGCGGCGAGTTGTTAACCGGGGAGGGCAACCTGGACCTACTGGTTGAGGATATCATGGTGGGTGCCATGACCATTGAAAGTGCCCTTGGTTATATGCGTCGTTCCAATAACAAACTGTTTATCACCGGCGGTGACCGACCTGATATTGCTTTGGCAGCTTTGGAGACCAGTACCTCTTGCATTATTCTGACCGGCGGTCTGTATCCGGACGTTAAGGTTATTAGCCGGGCGGCAGAAAAGAAGGTACCGGTGATCCTGGTGCATTACGATACCTATAATGCCATCGAACGACTCAGCGAACTCTCTGGCCGGATTACCGTTAACAATAAGGAAAGCATCAACAAAGCTGTAGAAAACGTGGAGCGCTACTGTGATTGGCAGGGTATTTTGCAGTCGTTGAAGTAG
- the rsmD gene encoding 16S rRNA (guanine(966)-N(2))-methyltransferase RsmD, with amino-acid sequence MRIIAGSARGRNLKSPKGMSTRPTSDRVREALFNIINPYLADCRFLDLFSGTGAVGIEALSRGAAKAVLVEKDRSTAKIILDNLDLCRLKENAEVLTLDVAKAISLLGQRGESFDIIFLDPPYKKGFEQPTIAAVLSQDILAPQGIVIVESNKVDLPPERVEALCAYRREKYGDTALTFYRYDIKGER; translated from the coding sequence TTGAGGATTATTGCTGGTTCAGCTAGAGGTCGTAATCTAAAAAGCCCCAAAGGAATGTCCACCAGGCCAACCTCAGATCGGGTTAGGGAGGCCCTGTTTAACATAATTAATCCCTATTTGGCTGACTGCCGTTTTTTAGATCTTTTTAGTGGTACAGGTGCCGTGGGTATAGAAGCCCTAAGTCGGGGGGCAGCAAAGGCTGTCCTGGTTGAAAAGGACCGCAGTACCGCCAAAATTATTTTGGACAACCTGGATCTTTGCCGCCTCAAGGAGAACGCTGAGGTGTTGACTTTGGACGTGGCCAAAGCCATTTCCCTGTTGGGCCAGAGGGGCGAAAGCTTTGATATTATTTTCCTAGATCCGCCCTATAAGAAGGGTTTTGAACAGCCTACCATAGCCGCTGTTTTATCCCAGGACATTCTTGCTCCCCAGGGTATCGTGATAGTGGAAAGCAACAAAGTTGATTTACCGCCGGAAAGGGTGGAAGCGCTTTGTGCCTACCGACGGGAAAAATACGGGGATACAGCATTGACATTTTACAGGTATGACATCAAGGGGGAAAGGTAA
- the gpr gene encoding GPR endopeptidase — protein MDINFYKANNINLDLAVEAREIIRGQTGQEIPGCIMDKETYDQATVTIVRIVEEYAEQIMGKPRGNYITIEAPVIRENNRQAHQEVVEILGKQLSSLINLPEHANVLVVGLGNWNATPDALGPKTVGMTLVTRHMYNYAPEEIKGGMRSVSALSPGVLGLTGIETAEIIKGVVDKIKPELVIAVDSLASRSVERIGTTIQLADTGIAPGSGIGNKRAGINQESMGIPVIAIGVPTVVPAAVIAGETLDRLVEQTKNQPQLQSIYQNMNSEAFQPIVNAILQPYTSGQLMVTPKEIDTLIENTAKIIAGGISVALHPSITVEEYANYLN, from the coding sequence GTGGATATTAATTTTTACAAAGCCAATAACATCAATCTCGACCTGGCAGTGGAGGCAAGGGAAATAATTCGTGGTCAAACCGGGCAAGAAATACCCGGCTGCATAATGGATAAAGAAACCTATGATCAGGCCACTGTTACCATCGTTCGGATTGTGGAAGAATACGCCGAACAAATCATGGGTAAACCCCGCGGTAACTACATTACCATCGAAGCTCCGGTAATTCGCGAGAATAACCGTCAGGCTCATCAGGAAGTGGTGGAAATTTTAGGGAAGCAATTATCCTCCCTGATTAATCTGCCAGAGCATGCCAATGTCCTGGTGGTGGGACTGGGCAACTGGAATGCCACCCCTGATGCCCTGGGACCAAAAACCGTGGGTATGACCCTGGTGACCCGCCATATGTACAACTATGCCCCGGAGGAAATAAAAGGCGGTATGCGCTCCGTCAGCGCTTTATCACCGGGGGTACTGGGGCTCACCGGTATAGAAACCGCAGAAATCATTAAGGGTGTGGTGGACAAGATTAAACCGGAACTGGTTATCGCGGTGGACTCCCTGGCTTCCCGTTCTGTGGAACGCATTGGTACCACCATCCAACTGGCGGATACAGGTATTGCGCCGGGATCAGGTATCGGTAATAAAAGAGCCGGGATCAACCAGGAAAGCATGGGTATTCCGGTCATTGCCATTGGCGTACCCACTGTGGTTCCCGCCGCTGTCATTGCCGGCGAAACCCTGGACCGTTTAGTGGAACAAACTAAAAACCAACCTCAATTGCAAAGTATTTATCAAAACATGAACTCCGAGGCTTTTCAACCCATTGTCAATGCCATCTTACAGCCTTATACTTCGGGACAATTAATGGTCACACCTAAGGAAATCGATACCCTCATTGAAAATACGGCTAAAATTATTGCCGGCGGCATTTCCGTTGCCCTGCATCCCTCGATTACCGTGGAGGAATACGCCAATTACTTGAACTAA
- a CDS encoding YceD family protein, producing MNFVKYEVTLTVLINILKLKNAPGEKLTFNFSKQVENIEVGGQLLKFVGPVEVTGEIVSRGNHFEVKGETRAKILAVCNNCLEPFELTLAGSLEEVYTRDEDFDVDSEMIGFTGDTLNIEPEVIKSLILELPMRLVCSPECRGLCQQCGANLNITQCNCQHDNIDPRLAVLKQLQQ from the coding sequence ATGAATTTTGTTAAATATGAGGTGACCCTAACAGTGCTTATTAACATCCTTAAACTAAAAAACGCGCCCGGTGAAAAACTCACCTTCAATTTTAGTAAGCAAGTGGAAAATATTGAGGTGGGTGGACAACTTTTAAAATTTGTTGGTCCTGTGGAGGTCACTGGCGAAATTGTTTCCAGGGGCAATCACTTTGAGGTCAAGGGTGAAACCAGGGCGAAAATCTTAGCAGTATGTAACAACTGCTTAGAACCCTTTGAATTAACCCTGGCAGGCTCTCTGGAAGAGGTTTATACCAGGGACGAGGATTTTGACGTAGACTCAGAAATGATTGGCTTTACGGGTGATACGCTTAATATTGAGCCAGAGGTTATTAAGTCGCTGATTCTCGAACTGCCCATGCGGCTTGTCTGCAGCCCGGAGTGCCGAGGACTATGTCAACAATGTGGTGCTAATCTCAACATAACCCAATGTAATTGCCAACATGACAATATAGATCCCAGATTGGCAGTACTCAAACAATTACAACAATAA
- the recG gene encoding ATP-dependent DNA helicase RecG: MIDLSKPVQYIKGVGPQRAKQLERLGIYTVWDILYHFPRDYQDRSRILPAHAYGQGDLATVKGTVIASQETKPRRGLTITKLTLQEGAATFFAVWFNQPYIRKQYPPGKKLLLTGKMERNFGVPQIQVTDHELLEGDEGLHSGRIVPIYPLTENISQRFLRGLVKTTLEALGSQIREFLPDALLDRHGLPCLPEALQNIHFPADEKSYQRARKRFVLEELFLFQLGLNLQKQRFIRQPKLHRYEQQQLAEQLLQGLPFKLTGAQQRVWQEIKEDLLAPYPMNRLLQGDVGAGKTVVAALALAMAVGSGLQGALMAPTEILAEQHAASITALLEPLGIKVALLTGSNRRGRSSLLAKVASGEVQVVIGTHALIQEGVQFKNLALVVVDEQHRFGVRQRAALQDKGQRPDVLVMTATPIPRTLALTLYGDLDVSVIDELPPGRQTIKTHQLSLNQAGKAVGLIKQQVALGRQGYVVCPLVEESEKVDTQAAIDLYERLKVALPECSFGLLHGRLKPAEKEQVMQEFRQNKINVLVSTTVIEVGVDVPNATVMVVWDAQRFGLAQLHQLRGRVGRGSHQSYCILVGNPTTKEAKERLAAMCRTQDGFVLAEEDLKLRGPGEFFGTRQSGLPDFKIADLLRDSREIEKAKAEAERILQSDPELKNPENRYLFQQFAQRFPDFVKYSDVS, translated from the coding sequence TTGATTGATTTATCTAAACCAGTGCAATATATAAAGGGAGTAGGTCCCCAGCGGGCAAAGCAATTGGAACGTCTGGGGATATATACTGTTTGGGATATCCTCTATCATTTTCCCCGGGACTATCAAGATCGGTCCCGGATTCTGCCGGCCCACGCCTATGGTCAGGGGGATTTGGCCACGGTCAAAGGAACGGTCATTGCAAGCCAAGAAACCAAGCCCAGGCGTGGCCTAACCATCACTAAACTAACTCTGCAGGAGGGTGCGGCCACCTTCTTTGCTGTTTGGTTTAATCAGCCCTATATTCGCAAGCAGTATCCTCCGGGTAAGAAGCTTTTGCTCACCGGGAAAATGGAAAGAAATTTTGGCGTGCCACAAATTCAAGTTACCGACCATGAATTGCTGGAAGGTGATGAGGGCTTACATAGTGGTCGAATTGTACCCATCTACCCACTGACCGAAAATATTAGTCAAAGATTCCTCAGGGGTCTGGTCAAAACAACCCTGGAGGCTTTGGGCAGTCAAATAAGAGAGTTCTTACCGGATGCCCTGTTGGACCGTCATGGGTTACCCTGTTTGCCCGAGGCGCTGCAGAATATTCATTTTCCCGCGGATGAAAAATCTTACCAAAGGGCACGTAAGAGATTTGTCCTGGAGGAACTATTTTTATTTCAATTGGGCCTTAATTTGCAAAAACAGCGTTTTATTCGGCAGCCCAAATTACACCGGTATGAGCAGCAACAGTTAGCCGAGCAACTTCTGCAGGGACTACCCTTTAAGCTTACCGGGGCACAGCAGCGGGTATGGCAGGAAATAAAGGAAGATCTTTTGGCGCCATATCCCATGAATCGTCTGTTGCAAGGTGATGTAGGGGCAGGGAAAACCGTGGTGGCAGCCTTAGCTCTGGCTATGGCCGTGGGGTCTGGTTTGCAAGGCGCTTTAATGGCACCTACCGAGATCCTGGCGGAACAACATGCTGCCAGTATTACGGCTTTACTGGAGCCGTTGGGGATCAAAGTGGCTTTGCTCACCGGCAGCAATCGTCGGGGGCGTAGCAGTTTGCTGGCTAAGGTGGCCAGCGGTGAGGTGCAAGTGGTCATTGGTACCCATGCCTTAATCCAAGAAGGAGTTCAGTTTAAAAATTTAGCCTTAGTGGTGGTGGATGAGCAGCATCGCTTTGGGGTGCGCCAACGGGCGGCCCTTCAGGATAAAGGACAGCGACCGGATGTGCTGGTGATGACTGCCACTCCCATACCCCGGACATTAGCTCTTACCCTATACGGTGATTTAGATGTTTCCGTCATCGATGAGTTACCCCCGGGTAGACAAACCATTAAAACCCATCAACTAAGCTTAAATCAGGCAGGCAAAGCGGTGGGGTTAATTAAACAGCAGGTGGCCCTGGGGCGCCAGGGATATGTGGTATGTCCACTGGTGGAAGAATCAGAAAAGGTGGATACCCAGGCCGCCATCGACCTTTATGAAAGGCTGAAAGTGGCTCTGCCGGAATGTAGCTTTGGTCTGTTACACGGTCGTCTCAAACCAGCGGAAAAGGAGCAGGTGATGCAGGAGTTCCGCCAAAACAAAATCAATGTGCTGGTTTCCACCACAGTTATTGAGGTGGGGGTGGATGTGCCCAATGCCACCGTCATGGTGGTGTGGGATGCCCAAAGATTTGGTCTGGCCCAACTGCACCAGCTCAGGGGTCGGGTTGGCCGGGGCAGCCATCAGTCCTACTGCATCCTGGTGGGTAATCCTACCACCAAGGAAGCTAAGGAGCGCTTAGCTGCCATGTGCCGTACCCAGGATGGCTTTGTGTTAGCAGAGGAAGATTTGAAGCTGCGGGGTCCGGGGGAATTTTTTGGTACTCGTCAATCCGGTTTGCCGGATTTTAAAATAGCCGATCTACTAAGGGACAGCCGGGAAATAGAGAAAGCCAAGGCGGAAGCGGAAAGAATTCTCCAGTCAGACCCGGAGTTAAAAAACCCGGAGAACCGCTATCTCTTCCAACAATTTGCCCAGCGCTTCCCGGATTTTGTAAAGTATAGTGATGTAAGTTAA
- the rpmB gene encoding 50S ribosomal protein L28 — MAKCAICDKGVKVGIKLSHSHIRTKRTWSPNLQRVKAIVDGSPKRIMVCTRCLRSGKVQRAI; from the coding sequence ATGGCCAAGTGTGCAATTTGTGACAAAGGTGTAAAAGTTGGCATTAAGCTAAGCCACTCTCATATTAGAACTAAACGGACCTGGTCACCTAACCTGCAAAGAGTGAAAGCCATCGTTGATGGTTCCCCTAAGCGGATCATGGTATGCACCCGTTGTCTGCGGAGTGGAAAAGTGCAGCGGGCTATTTAG
- the coaD gene encoding pantetheine-phosphate adenylyltransferase, giving the protein MRIGIYPGSFDPITNGHLDLIERAAVLFDKLIVAVARNSTKIKPLFTVDERVEILEQVLAKYPNIIVDSFDGLTVNYALKQGAHAIVRGLRAITDFESEFVFALTNKKLAPQLETVYLMTRAEYSFISSTTVKEVASYDGCLSAMVPELVAKRLKQKYGYEKYQGGIQGGAPEYLE; this is encoded by the coding sequence ATGCGAATAGGCATTTATCCTGGTAGTTTTGATCCAATTACCAATGGGCACTTAGATCTAATTGAACGTGCTGCCGTTTTGTTTGACAAGCTAATTGTAGCAGTTGCCAGGAATTCAACTAAAATTAAGCCACTGTTTACAGTGGATGAACGGGTAGAAATTTTAGAGCAAGTATTGGCTAAATACCCCAATATTATTGTAGATAGTTTTGATGGCTTGACAGTCAATTATGCCTTAAAACAAGGTGCCCATGCCATCGTGAGAGGTCTGAGGGCAATTACCGATTTTGAAAGTGAGTTTGTTTTTGCCCTTACCAATAAAAAATTAGCCCCACAACTAGAAACGGTTTACCTAATGACTAGAGCGGAGTATTCCTTCATTAGTTCAACCACTGTAAAAGAAGTGGCTTCTTATGATGGATGCCTCAGCGCTATGGTTCCGGAATTAGTTGCCAAAAGATTAAAACAAAAATACGGGTATGAAAAGTATCAAGGAGGGATACAAGGTGGAGCTCCTGAATATCTTGAATGA
- the acs gene encoding acetate--CoA ligase alpha subunit: protein MADLTPLFQPKAIAIVGASNKPDKVGHIIVKNVINHGFTGKIYPINPKEQEIAGLPCYNSLLQVPDKIDLAIITVPAKACLDVMEDCGKVGIKHAVVISAGFKEVGSEGLELEKKLLFTCKKYGIRMVGPNCVGVMDTNTPLNATFAAGFPLRGDIAFISQSGAMLISIMDWSKTIGLGFSRVISLGNKADLNEADFIEAIAEDPLTKVVLCYIEDVHNGRHFLDVVSRAAKKKPVIILKSGTSQAGAQAASSHTGALAGSDLAYETAFTQAGIVRARSMTELFDLATCFSYQPLPKGDRVAIVTNAGGPGIVASDIIENTGLSMARFDRETLEALRSYLPAQANIYNPVDVIGDAKADRYAFALEAVLKDPYVDSVVVMVCPTAMTDPKAIAEEVIRLHKKYPDKPVLTAFMGGATLAEGAKRLTEARIPVFTFPEPAISSLAGMVNYVRRSDNTPEGEPIQFDDVDKNAVKAIFYDVIRDRRNVLLGSEAAAVAEAYKISAAPIKLAISPDEAVALAEEIGYPVVLKVASPKIMHKTDVGGVKLDLRNEKEVREAFIEIMENVQRYLPNVIPYGIEVSQMMPRGTELIVGMTRDMQFGPLIAFGLGGIYVNLLKDVSFRLAKGITPGEIATMIAETKAATLLRGYRGDKPADMMSLIDMVARAAQLILDFDEISELDINPVFAYPDGYSALDVKITIEF, encoded by the coding sequence ATGGCAGACTTAACACCCTTATTCCAACCCAAAGCCATAGCCATCGTGGGCGCTTCCAACAAGCCTGATAAAGTTGGCCATATTATAGTAAAAAATGTCATTAACCATGGTTTTACCGGCAAAATTTATCCCATAAATCCGAAAGAACAAGAAATTGCCGGTCTACCCTGTTATAATTCACTGCTGCAGGTTCCGGATAAGATTGATTTGGCTATTATTACAGTTCCCGCCAAGGCCTGTCTTGATGTCATGGAAGATTGCGGTAAGGTGGGCATTAAACATGCCGTGGTTATTTCAGCCGGTTTTAAAGAAGTTGGCTCGGAAGGGCTGGAATTGGAAAAGAAACTGCTGTTTACCTGTAAAAAGTACGGTATTCGTATGGTCGGACCTAATTGCGTGGGAGTTATGGATACCAATACTCCCCTTAACGCAACCTTTGCCGCAGGCTTCCCTTTACGAGGAGACATCGCCTTTATCTCCCAGAGTGGTGCCATGCTGATTTCCATTATGGACTGGTCTAAAACCATCGGATTGGGCTTTAGCCGGGTGATTAGCCTGGGCAACAAAGCGGATCTTAACGAAGCAGACTTTATCGAGGCCATCGCAGAGGATCCTTTAACTAAGGTAGTCCTTTGTTACATAGAAGATGTACATAACGGTAGGCATTTCTTGGACGTAGTAAGCCGTGCCGCCAAAAAGAAACCTGTTATTATTTTAAAATCCGGCACCAGCCAGGCTGGTGCCCAGGCCGCCTCTTCTCACACCGGTGCTTTGGCCGGCAGTGATCTGGCCTATGAAACTGCCTTTACCCAGGCTGGTATTGTGCGGGCACGCAGCATGACTGAACTATTTGATTTAGCCACCTGTTTCTCCTATCAACCCTTACCCAAGGGTGATCGAGTAGCCATTGTTACCAATGCCGGTGGTCCCGGTATTGTTGCTTCCGATATTATTGAAAATACCGGCCTGTCCATGGCCAGATTTGACAGAGAAACCCTGGAGGCTCTACGCTCTTATTTGCCGGCACAAGCCAATATTTATAACCCCGTAGATGTTATTGGCGATGCCAAGGCTGATCGCTACGCCTTTGCCCTGGAGGCTGTGTTAAAAGACCCCTACGTGGATAGTGTGGTGGTTATGGTCTGTCCCACTGCCATGACTGATCCCAAGGCCATTGCCGAGGAAGTGATTCGGCTACACAAAAAATATCCGGATAAACCGGTGCTAACAGCTTTTATGGGCGGCGCCACCCTGGCAGAGGGTGCTAAAAGGCTAACCGAGGCGAGAATCCCTGTCTTCACTTTCCCTGAACCGGCAATTAGTTCCCTGGCAGGCATGGTCAATTATGTGCGGCGGTCAGACAATACCCCGGAAGGGGAACCAATACAATTTGATGATGTGGATAAGAATGCAGTCAAAGCTATCTTTTATGATGTCATCAGAGATCGCCGCAACGTTCTCCTGGGTAGTGAAGCAGCAGCAGTGGCAGAGGCTTATAAAATTTCCGCCGCGCCAATAAAACTAGCTATTTCACCGGATGAAGCAGTGGCTCTGGCTGAGGAAATCGGCTACCCTGTGGTACTTAAAGTAGCTTCTCCTAAAATTATGCACAAAACCGATGTAGGCGGGGTAAAGCTTGATCTGCGTAACGAAAAAGAAGTGAGAGAAGCCTTCATAGAAATTATGGAAAATGTCCAACGCTACCTACCCAACGTTATCCCTTACGGCATTGAAGTTAGTCAAATGATGCCTCGGGGTACAGAACTCATTGTGGGTATGACCAGGGATATGCAATTTGGACCACTCATTGCCTTTGGTCTAGGGGGCATTTATGTAAATTTATTAAAGGATGTTTCTTTCCGTTTGGCCAAGGGGATTACCCCCGGGGAAATTGCTACCATGATTGCCGAAACCAAAGCAGCTACCTTACTAAGGGGCTATCGGGGAGATAAACCCGCAGATATGATGAGTCTGATCGACATGGTGGCTCGGGCGGCTCAACTTATCTTGGATTTTGATGAAATTAGTGAATTGGATATTAACCCTGTCTTTGCTTACCCGGACGGCTACTCTGCCTTGGACGTTAAAATCACCATAGAATTTTAA
- the ylbJ gene encoding sporulation integral membrane protein YlbJ, translated as MFLKQHLTSLLWLSLALCLVLGMVIQPKIVYEGSVSGLKAWWNIVFPSLLPFFIASEILMKMGFVRFMGVLLEPVMRPLFNVPGAGAFVMVIGFTSGFPIGSMVTAKLRQQKLCTRLEAERLMSFTNNSSPLFMLTAVAVGMFGRPELGVVIAGSHYLANLLLGLVLRFYGRQDHERAALSTPGCWSLRQAVRTLLSSVKERPPLGQLLGEAVSSSVTKLINIGGFIILFAVIIRLLKEVGVIDLISSFLSVLLLPLGFPPDILTAISSGLFEMTIGTKLASEANASELHRLMAVAIILGWSGLSIHAQVASMIAQTDIRMGLFVITRIAHAALAGFFTWFFYKPAATSFQVSPVLAPVTNFLSPSPLAIIMGSLCLMGCFLLLLVLLGLMVQLLSRLSKIFSPF; from the coding sequence ATGTTTTTGAAACAGCATTTAACCTCCCTTTTATGGCTTTCCCTGGCCCTTTGTTTGGTGTTGGGTATGGTCATACAGCCTAAAATTGTCTATGAAGGCTCGGTAAGTGGCTTAAAGGCCTGGTGGAATATAGTGTTCCCCTCCCTGCTGCCCTTTTTCATTGCCTCGGAAATTTTAATGAAAATGGGATTTGTTCGCTTTATGGGTGTGCTGTTGGAACCTGTCATGCGTCCTTTGTTTAATGTGCCCGGGGCCGGAGCCTTTGTCATGGTTATTGGTTTTACCAGCGGTTTTCCCATCGGCAGTATGGTTACCGCCAAGCTCAGGCAGCAAAAACTCTGTACCCGCCTGGAAGCAGAACGTTTGATGAGTTTTACCAATAATTCCAGCCCTTTATTCATGCTCACTGCCGTAGCGGTGGGGATGTTTGGTCGACCGGAATTAGGGGTTGTCATCGCCGGTTCTCACTATCTGGCCAACCTGCTCCTGGGTCTGGTATTGCGTTTTTATGGTCGCCAGGACCACGAACGGGCAGCCTTAAGTACCCCGGGGTGCTGGTCACTTAGACAGGCCGTCAGAACCCTTTTGTCCAGTGTCAAAGAAAGACCTCCCCTGGGCCAACTATTGGGGGAAGCGGTATCTTCCTCCGTTACTAAACTGATCAATATTGGCGGTTTTATTATTTTATTTGCCGTCATTATCCGGCTGTTAAAGGAAGTGGGAGTAATTGATCTGATCAGCTCCTTTTTAAGTGTGCTGCTGCTTCCCCTGGGTTTTCCCCCGGACATTTTAACAGCCATTTCCAGCGGTTTGTTTGAAATGACCATCGGAACAAAACTTGCCTCGGAAGCAAACGCTTCGGAACTACATAGGTTAATGGCAGTAGCTATTATTCTTGGTTGGAGTGGACTATCCATCCATGCCCAGGTGGCCAGTATGATTGCCCAAACAGATATACGCATGGGGTTATTTGTTATTACCCGTATTGCCCATGCCGCGCTGGCAGGCTTTTTTACCTGGTTTTTTTACAAACCAGCAGCGACTTCCTTCCAGGTCTCGCCGGTGCTGGCACCGGTGACCAATTTCCTATCTCCTTCCCCCTTGGCCATAATCATGGGCTCCCTGTGCCTGATGGGATGTTTTCTTTTATTATTAGTATTGTTAGGCTTAATGGTTCAATTATTATCAAGACTTAGCAAAATATTTTCACCTTTCTAG